The Chrysemys picta bellii isolate R12L10 chromosome 10, ASM1138683v2, whole genome shotgun sequence genome segment CAGCAGCACATCTGACTTGTGCATAAGGCAGATCCTGGCCCATATCCTGGTCCCAGAGATTCAAACAACCCTTtccagaggcagcatggtctaagAGACTGAATATGAGGCTGGGAAAAACAACACttgagctctgccactgactcactgtgtgccttggggaagtcacttaagccCAAATTTCCTAAAGTCGCCTCTAATATTAACTGTTCCACTTTAGATACCTCAGCGACTTGCAGAGTACGGAGCATCCACGACTCCAGCTGCAGTCCCAGGGGCAGGGGATACTAaggtcctctgaaaatcaggttctgGAGCTTTCCAAACTTGGCACCCAGAAAAATGAAGCACCTAAAATTCCAGGTCCCTGTTGAAACCTTGGACCCCAATTTAATTGTTCTCAGGTTCCCCGGCTGCAAAATTCGAGTAATTATGTGCACCTGCCTCCCAGGACTAACAGGAGGTTGAATTAGTTAATGGGGGCACAGCACTTTGAAAGACAAAATACCGTGAAACTTCTATAAGAGGCTGCCTACCTCCTGTCTTGGGAGACCATCCCAGATTATCCCCAAGGAAATTCAGTCCAATCCTGCTCCACCTTCAGGAGAAGGCCACCTCCATTAAACAGCCAAATGTTGCCTGTCCCTGGGGCAGTCTCCTGAGATAGGCTTATCATGGCAGCAACTGAGGCCCAAAGAAAGCTGCGCCTGAGCATGACTTACCTTTCTGAAGGTGAATGATGTCTGGGAAGTTGGAGAGGAGCCCTTGGTACAAGGAGAGAGTATCCAGCATGAGGAAAAGGTCGTTCTTGGGCTGCTCGGCGAACATCTCCCCAACGGTCTCGTACGTCTTGCCTGTGTGCGAGATGGCATTGTTGAGCGCGTCCGAACTGTAGGGTGGGTCCATCTGGAAGGAGTAACTGATGGCTTGGAAAGCGTTGCCCAGCTTCTGGAACTCCTTCCGGAACCCCCCCACATGCTTGCGCACCAGCTCCGAGGCCATGTTGGTCAGTTGCAAGACGCTGTCGTCCATCTTCTTGCTGAAGGCCTTGAACGAGTCCACCCGGTCTTCCACATCCTGCAGGTCCTGGTGCTCTGTGGGGATCTGGAAGGTCAGCAGGAAGCTGGCCCCCACCATCTCATCCTTCTCTGCCCGCCGCTTGCCCATCTTCCACTGTTTGTCATCGCGGCAAGTGAGGAAGTGCTGGAAGCCCTCATACTGGGACAGCACAGGGTGGCTGGTCATGTGGTCCATCCACAAGATCAGCCTCCGCTTGCGCTTCTCGATGAAGTCCTCCTCGAAGCGCCCAGTGGCCTGCTTCTCGGGCAGGTGTGGAACCGAGATCACTGTGAACTTGTTCAGCAGGCGGTTGTACAGCCAGTCAAAGTGCTTGTACCGCCGATAGACCGGCGCATTGATGCTGCTAGGGGTCAGCTTGTAGGAGATGTAGCTCTTGATGCCCTTGAATTTCGTTTGCTTGGTGGGCTCCTCCACAGAGCAGATGAAAGGGTGTGGGTTGGCCCTCCACTGGGGGCCCTTGGGACCCATCTCGATGGAGTAGGTCTCAGCGATCTTGGACATCATGGGCACATCTCCCAGGATAAAGGCCTCCACCCCAGAGCGGACGAAACAGGAGAAGCGGTTGAGGTTCCGCCCCACCACGCTGCCCCTCTTGGAGGAACTGATGCTGTCCTGCCTCTCCAAGGCTGGCTTGGGACGATAGCCAGCATTCTGGTTGGGGTATGCTGCAGGGTACTGCAGGTTAGGGGAGGGGTGCCCATTGGTGCCAGGGCTGCCCCGTGGCTCTTCCACCACTGTGCAGCCATCGTCCCAGTCATcccagtcatcatcatcatcatcctcaaaGCTGCCCTGATGGGAGGTGTTGGTGTTGGAAGGGGGCATGTAGAAGGACTCATTCCCAGGGGAGCTGGCTGGACTGTTTGAATAGTCTGTATAActggagctcgaccgggacctgAGGATCTCGACGTAAGAGGCAGGGAAGATGCCAGTTTCTCCTCGGCTGTTCTTGCCCTGCAGCCACCCGTCCAGGGAGTTTTCGCTGAAGATCACCAGCTCCTCATTCTCCTGGATGCTGATCTCTTCTTTGTTTTCACTCTGGAAGTTGTAAAGTGCTCTGGCTTTCAACGCCATGACTGCTCCCTGGAGGACTATATAACTTGACACCCCACAGCACCACCACTAAACCAACACCTCAGATGCTTCAACAGTCAGAGACACCGATTTATAATCTGTAAAACACCGGTTTATAATCTGTAACAGTGATGTGGAAAAAAGTTTAGTTGAATTCACCTTGAAgtaacaaaaatatatatgtttatatttttttctaaatttttttAACTTCAAGGCCTATACATTCACACTGCAGTCTAAATTCATTGGCTAAAAATGGCATTCCTAGGGCAATCAAACATGTTTTGCACCCTCCGTTTAGGTGATATAGGCCTCAGTCAGATGGACACACATCCATAAAATTGTCAGCTCCATATAGATTTTATCTAGCTGTCAGTCTGTCTCTGTGCTGTCCACCTTTCCTGCTtgaatttacattaaaaatattccCAAAATAATCTTGATCGAATGCAAGAAATCAGAAATCCCTTCTTTTTTTTCTGGAATTCTTTTTTTTAAGgattaagaaaaaaattataaaccTTGGCCCATCTTCCAAAAAGCATATCCAGTGCAATTCAGAATCACAGTGCTtgaaaaatacctttaaaaaaaaggcaaaacaaaacaaaagcacaacCTTAAATGATCCCAACACAAATATTTTGCAATTCCTGATGGGGCTGATTTTTTGAAATCCACAAACCTCCAAGGGGGTGGAGGAAACTAAAAAGCCAAAAAGCAATCCAAGATTGAATGTGTCACGCCTCTCACACAGCAATAACAACACAGCCgcctaaaaaaacccaccctcttCAAGAAGATGTTAAAAGTTCACGCGAAGTTTAAAAACGGAGACAAAAAGAGAAGTAACTGAGCTCTTCCGGGATAGGGAATCTTTAAATCACTTTTACAACCCAAATTGACAAGTGCCAAGTAAAAAGGGAAGGATTTGCCACTCACCCACCGACACAAAGTTAGACAAGTCCCTGATGAGGGCTGAAAGATTTGAGAGTCAGATCCATTGATTCCGTCTGAAAACTGTTTGACAAATGGGTTTCTTTTGTTGGGATTATTTCCTGGCCAGTTCCTCTCTGCGCCCTGAAATTGATACAGTCAGAGCAAATAATGATCCAGCCCTTTGGAGAGGAAACAAAAACCAACCATCAAAAATGTGGCAAATTCCCTTCTCTTCAAACGAGCTGCACACAAAACCCACCGAAGTTCCTTCCAAACGCTGCAGTGTTTCCAAGATGAAAAGCCAAAGCGTCAGGCAAGGGAAGCAGCGATCCACTGGATCCCTCCTTCGGAGCACTCCCTGCAGATTTTGGGGTGCAACAACAATGAAGTTTCCCAATTCCCAGTGattgcaggggagtggggtggggatgcGATTCCGTTTTCTTGTGTCCGGGGGTGAagaggggagcggggaggggggggggggaagctgcctgaAGAATTCAGCAAAACAGAGGCACTTCCGTTTGGAGAGAGGGATAAAGCCAGGGGACACACTTCTCCAGGCTGTGCTGGGCGAAAAGatctctgctctggccccagtcctggctgctggggaactgcGGCTTGCAGGGAGACCTGGAGGCCCAAATAGCTACACGTGCCCCTTCAGACCCCCTTCTCCGGGGGCAAGGACCGGTCACCTCCAGCAGATCTCTCCTCCCTTCACTCCATCTtgccgagccgccggccgggatCAGCTCCAGCCAAAGCTCTGCGCGCACAAGATGATCCCGGCCTCCGCCGTTCTTGCGCAGGGCGCTTATGCAGGAGAAGCCCCAGTCTCTGGGCTCCTCCTCCCGGCTCTGCGCTCCCAGGTCCCGCTCAGTTTTCCTTGTTGATTCCTTCCTCCGCCTGCTGTTTTGGGGTGCCCCTTGTAAGTTTTGGGGAGTTGCCTGTTATAGCCTGGGGGCTCCCCCTTTCCCTGTTTGCTCTGCCCCCCACGTACCCCTGGATGCCTCTGCCCCGCTCCACAGCTGGGTCTCTCTCACACTCCAGTCTTTTCCATGACGCAAGGGAGGGAGGCGAAGCTCGAAAGTTTAAAAAGTCTTCAGGCGAACACAGAGCCAGGCAGCGGGGAGCCCAGATAGGTCACAGGCTGCCCTCTACAGGCAGCCAGCACAGCTGGCCCCGGGAGCTGGGTTTCTTGTCAATGGGGGGCATTTATCTTCCTGAACATCAGAGGGCCTCATGCGCAGCTGGAACTGAGCACTTCCAGCATTCAGGGGTGTTCAGAGCTGAGGCGGATAATACctagcttttcatcagtagatatcaaccggctttacaaaggaggtcagtctggttatccccattttacagatggagaaactgaggcacggatggtgaagtgacttgtgtAAGCtctcccagcaggccagtagcagagatgggaatagaaccag includes the following:
- the SNX33 gene encoding sorting nexin-33; its protein translation is MALKARALYNFQSENKEEISIQENEELVIFSENSLDGWLQGKNSRGETGIFPASYVEILRSRSSSSYTDYSNSPASSPGNESFYMPPSNTNTSHQGSFEDDDDDDWDDWDDGCTVVEEPRGSPGTNGHPSPNLQYPAAYPNQNAGYRPKPALERQDSISSSKRGSVVGRNLNRFSCFVRSGVEAFILGDVPMMSKIAETYSIEMGPKGPQWRANPHPFICSVEEPTKQTKFKGIKSYISYKLTPSSINAPVYRRYKHFDWLYNRLLNKFTVISVPHLPEKQATGRFEEDFIEKRKRRLILWMDHMTSHPVLSQYEGFQHFLTCRDDKQWKMGKRRAEKDEMVGASFLLTFQIPTEHQDLQDVEDRVDSFKAFSKKMDDSVLQLTNMASELVRKHVGGFRKEFQKLGNAFQAISYSFQMDPPYSSDALNNAISHTGKTYETVGEMFAEQPKNDLFLMLDTLSLYQGLLSNFPDIIHLQKGAFAKVKESQRMSDEGKMDQEEADGIRKRCRVVGFSLQAEMNHFHERRIADFKKMMQSYLKQQIIFYQRVSQQLEKTLRMYDNL